A genomic window from Agrobacterium tumefaciens includes:
- a CDS encoding quaternary amine ABC transporter ATP-binding protein encodes MKIDAAQSSEILIDCQSLWKVFGDKTGAAMRSIAERGLGKKEVLQQFNCVVGVNNASLQVRRGEIFCIMGLSGSGKSTLIRLLNKLITPSAGKVLVKGRDVAALSPSDLREMRAKNIGMVFQNVALLPHRTVLENAAFGLEVQGIPKTERNSTAKQALEKVGLADWLERYPAELSGGMQQRVGLARALASDPEIILMDEPFSALDPLIRRQLQDEFRQLTKQLGKSAVFITHDLDEAIRIGDRIAIMKDGAIIQTGTAEDIILNPADDYVAEFVAGISRLHLIKAHSVMHSVSDYRKDQPNSDLSTLVRTTPDADIDELISLTMQSERDAIAVVDNEQVVGIVTPRSLLMGVKGSSNNDRAAA; translated from the coding sequence ATGAAAATCGACGCTGCTCAATCGAGCGAAATCCTGATCGACTGCCAGTCCCTCTGGAAGGTCTTCGGCGACAAGACCGGCGCCGCGATGCGATCGATTGCCGAACGCGGGCTTGGCAAGAAGGAAGTGCTGCAGCAATTCAACTGCGTTGTTGGCGTGAACAATGCCAGCCTGCAGGTTCGGCGCGGCGAAATCTTCTGCATCATGGGGCTTTCTGGCAGCGGAAAGTCGACGCTGATCCGACTGCTGAACAAGCTCATCACGCCCAGCGCCGGCAAAGTGCTTGTCAAGGGACGGGACGTTGCTGCCCTGTCGCCGTCCGATCTGCGTGAAATGCGGGCGAAGAACATCGGCATGGTGTTTCAGAACGTGGCGCTCCTGCCGCATCGGACGGTGCTTGAAAACGCCGCCTTCGGCCTTGAAGTTCAGGGCATACCAAAGACCGAGCGCAACAGCACCGCAAAGCAGGCTCTCGAGAAGGTTGGTCTGGCTGACTGGCTTGAGCGATACCCGGCTGAACTGTCGGGCGGAATGCAGCAGCGTGTCGGTCTTGCGCGCGCTTTGGCTTCCGATCCCGAAATCATTCTCATGGATGAGCCGTTCAGCGCGCTTGACCCGCTGATCAGGCGGCAGCTGCAGGACGAATTCCGCCAGCTGACAAAGCAGCTCGGCAAGTCCGCAGTATTCATCACCCATGATCTCGATGAGGCGATCCGCATCGGAGACCGCATCGCGATCATGAAAGACGGCGCGATCATTCAGACCGGGACTGCCGAAGACATCATTCTCAATCCGGCGGATGATTATGTTGCGGAATTCGTGGCCGGCATTTCCCGCCTGCATCTGATCAAGGCGCATTCGGTCATGCACAGTGTCAGCGACTACAGGAAGGACCAACCGAATTCGGACCTTTCGACGCTGGTGCGCACGACGCCGGACGCCGACATCGATGAGCTGATTTCGCTGACGATGCAGTCGGAACGCGATGCGATCGCCGTGGTCGATAACGAGCAGGTCGTCGGTATCGTCACCCCCCGCAGTCTCCTCATGGGCGTCAAGGGTTCCTCCAACAACGACCGCGCGGCGGCGTGA
- a CDS encoding ABC transporter permease has translation MADTTLQFSPGAILAPAVDWLNTNLHPLFAAIGYVVEAVLSALEATLLSVPPYALIVIVFIAAFFAVSVRAAILAGLCLGFCLLVGLWTASMQTVALVTVAVLISVTIAFPIGVLCSRHKTLEAIVRPVLDVMQTVPPWVYLIPAVMIFSLGRVPAIIATIVYGIPPMLRLTTLAFNQVPREFKELGSAIGAHPRSVLWKIEIPLARQTLLVGLNQCILLSLAMVVLAGLVGAGGLGAEVTRGLTRMEMGLGLRAGLAIVAVALLLDRLSRGLLDRNTVARPALD, from the coding sequence ATGGCTGATACAACGCTGCAGTTTTCACCCGGTGCCATTCTGGCTCCGGCCGTCGACTGGCTCAACACCAACCTGCATCCGCTTTTTGCGGCAATCGGTTATGTGGTGGAGGCCGTCCTTTCCGCCCTTGAGGCGACGCTGCTTTCGGTGCCGCCTTATGCTTTGATCGTGATCGTTTTTATCGCCGCGTTTTTTGCCGTCAGCGTCAGGGCGGCGATCCTTGCCGGCCTTTGTCTCGGCTTTTGCCTGCTTGTCGGCCTGTGGACCGCATCGATGCAGACGGTGGCACTGGTCACCGTTGCCGTGCTGATCTCAGTCACGATCGCATTTCCGATCGGCGTCCTGTGCTCCCGGCACAAGACACTGGAAGCGATTGTTCGCCCGGTTCTCGATGTCATGCAGACGGTGCCGCCCTGGGTCTATCTGATCCCCGCCGTGATGATCTTCAGCCTCGGGCGCGTGCCGGCGATCATCGCGACGATTGTTTATGGCATCCCGCCCATGCTGCGATTGACGACATTGGCTTTCAACCAGGTGCCACGGGAGTTCAAGGAGCTTGGAAGCGCCATCGGTGCGCATCCTCGCTCGGTGCTGTGGAAGATTGAAATTCCGCTCGCCAGACAGACACTTCTCGTCGGACTCAACCAATGCATCCTTCTGTCTCTGGCCATGGTGGTGCTTGCCGGTCTTGTCGGAGCGGGAGGGCTCGGCGCGGAAGTCACACGTGGTCTGACGCGAATGGAGATGGGTCTTGGCCTGCGCGCCGGCCTTGCGATTGTCGCCGTCGCACTTCTTCTCGATCGGTTGAGCCGGGGTCTGCTTGATCGCAACACGGTCGCGAGACCTGCACTGGATTGA
- a CDS encoding glycine betaine ABC transporter substrate-binding protein: protein MKTMWKALCAAAMIGMSMLPARAEEKTINMGTLSWEDLTPITGITRKVLEDSGYTVKVTEFSEWGIAYAALAKGDIQVLASQTDYVAQDYWNKNKNRLEKISPVSHGLYQGIAVPKYVPIDSLEQLNENSDKFSGKIIGIEPGSGLMKDASNAVKDYGIKLQLVEGSTAAMTAALKSAYDRKEWIAVTVWEPSWMVQKYEVKYLKDPKGVFPPPQGYYWIGQKGFSADNPHAREVMASVYVPIADITAINGAVKDGKTMDQAVQDWIGAHADLIKRWENIKKN, encoded by the coding sequence ATGAAGACGATGTGGAAGGCGCTTTGCGCCGCCGCCATGATTGGAATGAGCATGCTTCCCGCCCGTGCGGAAGAGAAGACCATCAACATGGGCACGTTGTCCTGGGAGGATCTGACACCTATTACCGGCATCACCAGGAAGGTCCTCGAAGATTCCGGTTATACCGTCAAGGTCACCGAATTCTCCGAATGGGGCATCGCTTATGCCGCTCTCGCAAAGGGCGACATCCAGGTTCTGGCGTCGCAGACCGACTATGTGGCCCAGGATTACTGGAACAAGAACAAGAACCGCCTCGAGAAGATTTCGCCGGTTTCGCACGGTCTTTATCAGGGCATCGCGGTTCCGAAATACGTGCCGATCGACAGCCTCGAACAGCTCAATGAGAACAGCGACAAATTCAGCGGCAAGATCATAGGTATCGAGCCGGGCTCCGGCCTGATGAAGGACGCGTCGAACGCGGTCAAGGATTACGGCATCAAGTTGCAATTGGTGGAAGGCAGCACCGCGGCGATGACGGCGGCGCTGAAGTCGGCCTATGACCGCAAGGAATGGATCGCGGTGACGGTCTGGGAGCCGTCATGGATGGTCCAGAAATATGAAGTGAAATATCTCAAGGATCCGAAAGGCGTCTTCCCGCCGCCGCAAGGCTATTACTGGATCGGCCAGAAGGGTTTCTCCGCTGATAATCCGCACGCCCGCGAAGTCATGGCCAGCGTCTACGTGCCGATCGCCGATATCACAGCGATCAATGGTGCGGTCAAGGACGGCAAGACCATGGACCAGGCCGTTCAGGACTGGATCGGCGCCCATGCCGACCTGATCAAGCGTTGGGAAAATATCAAGAAGAACTGA
- a CDS encoding FAD-binding oxidoreductase translates to MDIDLATRKSGAVADCGVWDPEHDDTLVCIDVHQETHDVKSFTFASPHGKRFDFEGGQYFLFDFPMGNDAEARCYSISSSPHRSNAFSVTVKRVANGRISNWLHDNLARGMTVSAQGPLGHFIRPYALSSKLLLLSGGSGITPVMSILRDLADRCEPADIVFMHAARTPLDLIFRDELNCLAARMKGLRLHFLPETVLGEPAWPGLTGRITADFMKLAVPDIADRTVMCCGPAPFMAAARSISSALGVPTENYIEESFDAAVIDEPGLPAEEALASRVWQVEFQKQGRNIEVGSDQTVLSSAKKSGVRLPSSCSNGVCGTCKSKLVSGTVDMNHNGGIRQREIDAGMFLPCCSRPLSDLVIDR, encoded by the coding sequence ATGGATATTGATCTCGCAACAAGGAAAAGCGGTGCGGTTGCAGATTGCGGCGTTTGGGATCCGGAGCATGACGACACGCTTGTCTGCATCGACGTTCATCAGGAAACCCATGATGTGAAGAGTTTCACCTTTGCATCCCCGCACGGCAAGCGGTTCGATTTCGAAGGCGGCCAGTATTTTCTCTTCGATTTTCCGATGGGGAACGATGCCGAAGCGCGCTGCTACAGCATCTCGTCTTCGCCCCACCGGTCGAATGCTTTCAGCGTCACGGTCAAACGCGTGGCGAACGGTCGGATATCGAACTGGCTTCACGACAATCTGGCAAGGGGCATGACCGTAAGCGCGCAAGGCCCGCTTGGGCACTTCATCCGCCCTTATGCCCTCTCTTCCAAACTGCTTCTTCTCTCCGGCGGTTCGGGAATAACCCCGGTGATGTCGATCCTCCGCGATCTCGCGGATCGCTGCGAACCCGCAGATATCGTCTTCATGCACGCGGCGCGAACGCCGCTCGATCTGATATTTCGCGACGAACTGAACTGTCTTGCCGCCCGAATGAAGGGGTTGCGGCTGCATTTTCTTCCCGAGACAGTACTTGGTGAACCTGCATGGCCGGGTCTGACCGGCCGCATCACAGCCGATTTCATGAAGCTTGCCGTGCCCGATATTGCTGATCGGACCGTCATGTGCTGCGGCCCGGCGCCTTTCATGGCGGCAGCCCGCTCGATTTCATCGGCGCTCGGCGTACCAACTGAAAACTATATCGAAGAGAGCTTCGACGCGGCAGTGATCGATGAACCGGGGCTTCCAGCAGAGGAGGCCCTGGCGAGCAGGGTATGGCAGGTTGAATTTCAGAAGCAGGGCCGGAACATTGAAGTGGGAAGCGACCAGACCGTTTTGTCGTCAGCAAAAAAGTCCGGGGTTCGCCTGCCTTCGTCCTGCTCCAACGGCGTTTGCGGCACATGCAAATCGAAGCTGGTATCCGGCACCGTCGACATGAACCACAATGGCGGGATACGGCAACGCGAGATCGATGCGGGAATGTTTCTGCCTTGCTGTTCGCGACCACTGAGTGATCTTGTCATCGACCGCTAA
- a CDS encoding aromatic ring-hydroxylating oxygenase subunit alpha, which yields MLNKLASSISSLLDARTNGHSLPAGLYTRDDVFDADIEVFFHKHWICVGLDCDVPEAGDATVVDIGRTSLILLRDDEGEIRVLHNVCRHRGARLLDAGSTIISKLVCPYHTWTYELTGELSYAPHMGKDFDKDCHGLRQVNFKSIGGLIYVCLSDNPPEDIDLLERTMAERLAPYDIRNAKIAHQTDVIEDGNWKLTMENNRECYHCSANHPELCVSFVDLDFGFDPETLSAEDREQAVEHFRLYEERTRAWETDGFPSSAVEQLTDCATNFRTQRLIISGAGESQTHDATAASARLLGHMSRKDLGDTHLWGHNSWNHFMGDHAVVAIVIPLSAGKTLVRTKWLVHKDAVEGVDYDLDKLTDVWIATTDQDADLVARSHAGALDPAYRPGPYSRFSETNLDKFATWYIDRMRANGY from the coding sequence ATGCTAAACAAGCTCGCATCATCCATCTCGTCATTGCTCGATGCCCGCACCAACGGGCACTCCCTGCCCGCCGGTCTCTATACGCGCGACGACGTGTTCGACGCCGATATCGAGGTGTTTTTTCACAAGCACTGGATCTGTGTGGGTCTCGACTGCGACGTTCCGGAAGCCGGTGACGCCACAGTAGTCGACATCGGCAGGACCAGCCTCATCCTCCTGCGGGACGACGAAGGCGAAATCCGCGTGCTGCACAATGTCTGTCGCCATCGTGGTGCGCGTCTGCTGGATGCGGGCAGCACGATCATCTCGAAGCTCGTCTGCCCCTACCACACCTGGACCTATGAACTGACCGGCGAGCTCAGCTATGCGCCGCATATGGGCAAGGACTTCGACAAGGACTGTCACGGCCTGAGGCAGGTGAATTTCAAATCGATCGGCGGCCTGATCTATGTCTGTCTTTCCGACAATCCGCCTGAAGACATCGACCTCCTCGAGCGGACGATGGCGGAGCGTCTCGCCCCCTATGACATCCGAAATGCGAAGATCGCACATCAGACCGACGTCATCGAGGATGGCAACTGGAAGCTGACGATGGAAAACAACCGCGAGTGCTATCATTGCTCGGCAAACCATCCGGAACTCTGCGTTTCTTTCGTCGATCTCGACTTCGGTTTCGACCCGGAGACCTTGAGCGCCGAAGACCGGGAGCAGGCGGTAGAACATTTCCGGCTTTATGAAGAGCGAACCAGGGCATGGGAAACGGATGGATTTCCCTCCTCGGCCGTCGAACAGCTTACGGATTGCGCAACCAACTTCAGAACGCAGCGTCTGATCATTTCCGGCGCCGGCGAATCCCAGACCCATGACGCGACGGCCGCTTCCGCCAGGCTTCTCGGCCACATGAGCCGGAAGGATCTGGGCGACACACACCTCTGGGGACACAATTCCTGGAACCACTTCATGGGAGACCATGCGGTTGTTGCAATCGTCATTCCGCTCTCAGCCGGAAAAACCCTGGTGCGAACGAAGTGGCTAGTTCACAAGGACGCCGTTGAAGGCGTCGACTATGATCTCGACAAGCTGACCGATGTGTGGATCGCGACCACCGATCAGGATGCGGATCTGGTCGCCCGCTCCCACGCAGGCGCCCTTGATCCCGCCTATCGGCCCGGCCCCTATTCCCGTTTTTCCGAAACCAATCTCGACAAGTTCGCGACGTGGTATATCGACCGGATGCGCGCCAATGGATATTGA
- a CDS encoding Csu type fimbrial protein, whose protein sequence is MKVLTRAALAITAFLFGTPVLAQSCSFSMSDMSFGFVNLTSGSAVDTTATLSVTCSNPLSLALSVRICPNINAGSGGQSGGIRRMLQGSNILNYQLYQNSGRTTPWGSVTQPALGSPPPIDMALPLLLNSTSRTVYGRITAGQAAAARGPYLSSFAGAETSFTYTSFLLLAPNCSDVTQNPTQVPFNVTAAVSPTCIVSAQNINFGSHGVLNTAVDATGAIALTCTSNLNYSVALNGGLSNSPPASRQMVLAGGSITYGLYRDVNRTNVWGSAAGQIATGTGTGSLQTLTVYGRVPAQNTPAPGVYSDTVVVTVNY, encoded by the coding sequence GCATGTCGGACATGAGTTTCGGCTTCGTCAACCTTACAAGCGGCAGCGCCGTGGATACCACCGCAACATTGTCGGTCACCTGCTCCAACCCTTTGTCACTGGCGCTTTCCGTCCGCATCTGCCCCAACATCAACGCCGGTAGCGGTGGGCAATCGGGCGGTATCCGACGGATGCTGCAAGGCAGTAACATCCTCAATTATCAGCTATATCAGAACTCCGGACGCACAACGCCTTGGGGATCGGTCACCCAGCCCGCACTTGGATCACCTCCGCCTATCGATATGGCGCTGCCCCTCCTCCTTAACAGCACGAGCCGTACCGTTTATGGCAGGATCACCGCCGGTCAGGCCGCTGCCGCGCGCGGCCCCTACCTCTCCAGCTTTGCCGGCGCCGAGACCAGTTTTACCTATACGTCATTCCTTTTATTGGCCCCGAACTGCTCCGACGTAACCCAGAACCCGACACAGGTGCCATTCAACGTTACGGCTGCGGTATCGCCGACCTGCATCGTCTCGGCGCAAAACATCAATTTCGGCAGTCACGGCGTTCTCAACACCGCAGTCGATGCGACCGGGGCCATCGCTCTTACCTGTACCAGCAACCTGAATTACAGCGTCGCCCTCAACGGCGGCCTGAGCAACAGCCCACCGGCTTCGCGCCAGATGGTACTGGCGGGCGGATCAATAACCTACGGGCTCTATCGCGACGTCAACCGCACGAATGTCTGGGGAAGTGCGGCTGGCCAAATCGCCACCGGCACCGGAACCGGTAGCCTACAGACACTGACCGTCTATGGACGTGTACCGGCGCAGAATACACCGGCACCGGGAGTTTACAGCGATACGGTCGTTGTGACGGTCAATTACTGA
- a CDS encoding LysR substrate-binding domain-containing protein has translation MQFRRRLPSLTALIMLEAVLRRRSFTAAAGELGVTQAAVSRQIALLEGELGVPMFIRKHRAIEPTAACEALGASLAQSFVNIAETIDAIKGSAKDIVTIGATVAFSSFWLLPRLADFRAQNPGIQIRVVSQDTRINLDDGDIDIAIRYGVPPFNDGTVIASCDDMLMLVCSPGYLEKRGRGGLVASDDLIETDVEDRSWLSWSHWFSNLDVRFEIKPTLRFNHYTETIFAAREGQGLALGWGLLVKTFLDDGTLVPFDDTRMASGARYNVVLPIKSRRTMAIDRAAAWLTAALHG, from the coding sequence ATGCAGTTTCGCAGACGCCTGCCGTCGCTTACGGCGCTGATCATGCTTGAGGCGGTTTTGCGTCGGAGAAGCTTCACCGCTGCCGCCGGGGAACTTGGCGTTACCCAGGCGGCGGTCAGCAGACAGATCGCCCTGCTGGAGGGTGAGCTGGGCGTGCCGATGTTTATTCGTAAGCACCGGGCAATCGAGCCCACGGCTGCTTGTGAGGCTCTCGGAGCGTCACTGGCGCAAAGCTTCGTCAACATTGCTGAGACAATCGATGCCATCAAGGGATCGGCGAAAGACATCGTCACCATTGGAGCGACGGTTGCGTTCTCGTCCTTCTGGCTGCTCCCGCGCCTTGCCGATTTCCGCGCGCAGAACCCCGGAATTCAGATCCGGGTCGTTTCACAGGATACGCGCATCAATCTTGATGACGGGGATATCGACATAGCGATCCGGTACGGTGTTCCTCCGTTTAACGACGGAACGGTCATCGCATCGTGCGACGACATGCTTATGCTCGTATGTTCACCCGGTTACCTGGAGAAGCGCGGAAGGGGAGGCTTGGTCGCGTCGGATGATCTGATAGAAACGGATGTTGAGGACAGGTCATGGCTTTCATGGAGCCACTGGTTTTCCAACCTCGATGTCCGGTTCGAAATAAAGCCGACGCTGCGCTTCAATCATTACACCGAAACCATTTTTGCTGCACGCGAAGGGCAGGGCCTGGCGCTTGGCTGGGGGCTTCTTGTGAAGACTTTTCTGGACGACGGGACGCTGGTGCCCTTTGATGACACCCGAATGGCTTCCGGCGCTCGCTATAACGTGGTCCTGCCGATCAAATCGAGAAGGACAATGGCGATCGACCGCGCGGCCGCCTGGCTTACCGCAGCGCTGCATGGGTAA
- a CDS encoding ABC transporter permease translates to MDTSGFTDAFDEWTDATLEWVSENGESLFDYVRLVLEGLYNGILWLLELPPFYLVAVLVALVGWRLVNRWFAVLSGLALMLCYAMGLWPETMSTLALVLTATVLALVIGIPIGIAAGFFTALDRFMEPGLDLIQTLPPYIYLLPAIALLGYGPATALIATVVVAIPPAIRLTSLGIRMTPNEFLELGEAIGMTPRTMFFKIRLPFALPSIMAGVNQSLMMAFGMVVIAGIVGSGGLGETIYGSIRTLDIATSINGAIAIVVLTMVLDRITQSAARIGAGRT, encoded by the coding sequence ATGGACACTTCAGGCTTCACAGACGCCTTCGATGAATGGACGGATGCAACGCTGGAATGGGTGAGCGAGAATGGCGAATCCCTTTTCGATTATGTCCGACTGGTTCTTGAAGGTCTCTATAATGGTATTCTCTGGCTGCTGGAGCTGCCGCCGTTTTATCTGGTGGCGGTCCTCGTGGCGCTGGTGGGCTGGCGGCTTGTCAATCGCTGGTTCGCGGTTCTGAGCGGCCTTGCTCTCATGCTTTGTTACGCCATGGGTCTCTGGCCGGAAACCATGAGCACGCTGGCGCTGGTGCTGACCGCCACCGTGCTGGCGCTGGTCATCGGTATTCCGATTGGTATTGCGGCGGGTTTCTTCACCGCGCTCGACAGGTTCATGGAGCCGGGGCTGGACCTGATCCAGACGTTACCGCCCTATATCTATCTGCTGCCGGCCATTGCGCTCCTTGGATACGGCCCCGCCACGGCGCTGATCGCCACCGTCGTCGTCGCTATTCCGCCTGCGATCCGGTTGACCTCGCTCGGCATCAGAATGACACCCAACGAGTTTCTCGAACTGGGCGAGGCAATCGGCATGACGCCGCGCACGATGTTTTTCAAGATCCGCCTGCCCTTTGCGCTTCCGAGCATCATGGCGGGTGTCAACCAGAGCCTGATGATGGCCTTCGGTATGGTGGTGATCGCAGGCATCGTCGGTTCCGGCGGGCTTGGCGAGACGATCTATGGATCGATCCGCACGCTCGATATCGCCACATCGATCAACGGCGCGATTGCAATCGTCGTCCTGACGATGGTGCTTGATCGCATTACCCAGAGTGCCGCCCGTATCGGGGCAGGGAGGACGTGA
- a CDS encoding GlxA family transcriptional regulator, with protein MRPEQHKEGEATDQTNRLKVGFVLARSFTLSAFAMFVDTLRLASDEQDRSGRVKADWQVLGSTRHLIISSCGVQVAPTSDFVDPTRFDYIAVIGGLLNREDPVDHETIAFLKLADARKVPLLGICTGTFILAEAGLMKNHDVCVSWLHAKAFRERFPGLSVRPDRIFNLDRRRGSCAGGSSAADMAAALVRRHISPDAERNALEVLQIEKARSHLEIQPRRPLYEEYRDSRLRAVMIMMEQHLDGDMPIAQLAAFVGVTRRQLERIFEKEAGISPARAYVRVRLERAKVLLTQTKLPVTDIALDLGFHTASQFTRSFKKEFGQTPSHLRSALLGAN; from the coding sequence ATGCGTCCGGAACAGCACAAGGAGGGTGAGGCAACGGACCAGACAAACCGGCTCAAGGTCGGCTTCGTGCTGGCGCGCTCATTCACGCTGTCTGCCTTCGCGATGTTTGTTGATACCCTGCGCCTTGCGAGCGACGAACAGGATCGCTCGGGACGGGTAAAAGCCGACTGGCAGGTGCTGGGCAGCACTCGGCACCTCATCATTTCAAGCTGCGGTGTGCAGGTTGCCCCGACATCGGATTTTGTCGATCCCACCCGGTTCGATTATATCGCCGTCATCGGCGGATTGCTGAACAGGGAGGATCCCGTCGATCATGAGACGATCGCGTTTTTAAAGCTTGCCGATGCGAGGAAGGTTCCCTTGCTCGGCATTTGCACCGGCACGTTCATTCTGGCCGAAGCGGGGTTGATGAAGAACCACGACGTCTGCGTGAGCTGGCTTCATGCCAAGGCGTTCAGGGAGCGGTTTCCCGGACTGTCAGTCCGGCCTGACAGGATATTCAATCTGGATAGACGCCGGGGTTCCTGCGCCGGAGGCAGCAGCGCCGCCGATATGGCGGCGGCTCTCGTACGGCGCCACATCAGCCCCGATGCGGAGCGAAACGCCCTTGAAGTGCTGCAGATCGAGAAGGCGCGCTCCCATCTGGAAATCCAGCCGCGGCGACCGCTCTACGAGGAATACAGGGATTCGCGCCTCAGGGCAGTCATGATCATGATGGAGCAGCATCTTGACGGTGATATGCCGATCGCTCAGCTCGCGGCATTCGTGGGGGTGACGCGCCGGCAGCTGGAGCGGATTTTCGAGAAGGAAGCGGGCATTTCGCCGGCACGGGCCTATGTCCGGGTGCGTCTTGAGCGCGCCAAGGTGCTTCTCACACAGACGAAATTGCCAGTGACCGATATCGCGCTCGATCTCGGCTTTCACACGGCCTCGCAATTTACACGCTCATTCAAGAAAGAGTTTGGGCAGACTCCGTCCCACCTGCGTTCGGCTCTTTTGGGAGCGAATTGA
- a CDS encoding 4-hydroxyproline epimerase has protein sequence MRQSFFCIDAHTCGNPVRLVAAGGPMLPHLPMGERREIFIREHDWVRRALMFEPRGHDIMSGAIIYPAHREDCDFAVLFIEVSGCLPMCGAGTIGVVTAAIEEGLVKPRTPGVVAIETPAGRVDVTYTMKDGFVDAVRLHNVASYLHQSDIEVDVPGVGQLVVDIAYGGNFYAVIEPQKHWEGFEGMTASQIIEYSQKLRHALEMVCNPLHPDDGRIRGVHHAIWCDAPVSSGADGRSAVFYGDKAIDRSPGGTGTSARMAQLHGKGRLPVGSTYRNESLIGTIFEGRVESAANIGSFEGIIPSIGAWARVIGHNTIYVDDRDPLAHGFQIS, from the coding sequence GTGAGACAGTCGTTTTTTTGCATCGATGCCCATACCTGCGGAAATCCGGTCCGCCTTGTCGCAGCCGGTGGGCCGATGCTGCCGCATCTGCCAATGGGCGAGCGGCGGGAAATTTTCATTCGCGAGCATGACTGGGTCCGTCGGGCGCTGATGTTCGAGCCAAGGGGGCACGACATCATGTCTGGTGCCATCATATATCCCGCCCATCGTGAGGATTGCGATTTTGCCGTCCTTTTCATCGAGGTCAGCGGCTGCCTGCCGATGTGCGGCGCCGGAACCATCGGGGTTGTCACCGCGGCCATTGAAGAAGGCCTGGTGAAACCCCGCACGCCGGGTGTCGTTGCAATCGAAACACCCGCAGGCAGGGTAGATGTCACCTACACGATGAAGGATGGTTTCGTTGACGCCGTCCGATTGCATAATGTCGCGAGCTACCTTCATCAAAGCGACATCGAGGTCGATGTCCCCGGTGTCGGACAGCTTGTCGTCGATATCGCCTATGGCGGCAACTTCTACGCCGTGATTGAGCCCCAGAAACACTGGGAAGGTTTCGAGGGAATGACCGCATCGCAAATTATCGAATACAGCCAGAAGCTTCGTCATGCTCTGGAGATGGTTTGCAATCCCCTCCACCCCGATGATGGGCGCATCAGAGGCGTGCATCACGCGATCTGGTGTGACGCGCCCGTCAGCAGCGGTGCCGATGGCCGGTCGGCGGTATTTTATGGCGACAAGGCGATCGACAGGTCTCCGGGCGGCACCGGCACATCCGCGCGCATGGCGCAGCTCCACGGAAAGGGACGTCTGCCGGTCGGTTCAACCTATAGAAACGAGAGCCTCATCGGCACGATCTTTGAGGGGCGTGTCGAAAGCGCGGCAAACATCGGTTCGTTTGAAGGGATAATCCCAAGCATTGGCGCCTGGGCCCGTGTCATCGGACACAACACGATCTATGTCGATGATCGCGACCCGCTCGCCCACGGGTTTCAGATTTCGTGA